One Nitrospirota bacterium DNA segment encodes these proteins:
- the argC gene encoding N-acetyl-gamma-glutamyl-phosphate reductase gives MKKIRVAIAGASGYAGAELVRLAALHPYFELHAVTSEKSAGTPVASVFPSLAGLVSLSFQALSPEALADQVDAVFLALPHTKSLEPVSACLQTGKLVVDLSADYRLKDSAIYEQWYRTPHTYAGLLKDAVYGLPELHRAAIAKAKLVASPGCYPTAAILQLAPLFAHDLVQPNTVVIDAKSGISGAGRSPALPYHFPEAHESLEPYKIGQHRHIPEIEQELGGLLQRASSLTGAGTTQPIVTFTPHLVPMNRGILSTAYCKLKSPMALDHLRMLYRDFYKGERFVRVQEDIMPNPRYIKGSNYCDIGVYLDPRSGSVITVAALDNLVKGAAGQAIQAMNLMSGFPEETGLTAPAAYP, from the coding sequence ATGAAAAAGATACGCGTCGCAATTGCAGGAGCCAGTGGATATGCCGGAGCGGAGCTCGTCCGCCTGGCAGCGCTCCACCCATATTTCGAGCTGCACGCCGTCACATCGGAAAAGTCCGCTGGAACCCCCGTGGCCTCCGTCTTCCCTAGTCTGGCAGGGCTCGTATCTCTTTCATTTCAAGCGCTCTCACCCGAGGCCTTAGCCGATCAGGTCGACGCGGTCTTTTTAGCGCTTCCTCATACCAAGTCATTGGAGCCAGTTTCCGCCTGTCTTCAAACAGGCAAACTGGTGGTCGACCTCAGCGCCGACTATCGCCTGAAAGATTCCGCCATCTATGAGCAGTGGTATCGCACGCCGCATACCTATGCGGGCCTCCTGAAGGATGCAGTCTATGGACTTCCTGAATTACACCGAGCCGCCATCGCCAAGGCCAAGTTGGTGGCCTCGCCAGGCTGTTACCCGACTGCTGCCATTCTACAGTTGGCCCCACTCTTCGCCCACGACCTCGTGCAACCGAACACTGTGGTCATCGATGCGAAATCTGGCATTTCAGGCGCAGGGCGAAGCCCGGCTCTCCCCTATCATTTTCCGGAGGCCCATGAATCTCTAGAGCCCTACAAAATCGGGCAGCATCGGCATATCCCGGAGATCGAACAGGAGCTCGGTGGATTACTTCAGCGGGCCTCATCGCTGACGGGAGCAGGGACGACACAGCCGATCGTGACATTCACTCCTCACCTCGTTCCGATGAATCGCGGTATCTTGAGCACCGCCTACTGCAAACTGAAGAGCCCGATGGCACTGGACCACCTGCGCATGCTGTATCGAGACTTTTATAAGGGGGAGCGATTCGTCAGAGTCCAGGAAGACATCATGCCAAATCCTCGCTACATCAAAGGTTCAAACTATTGCGACATCGGCGTCTATCTCGACCCCCGTTCCGGTTCAGTCATTACAGTGGCCGCGCTGGATAATCTGGTGAAGGGTGCCGCCGGACAAGCCATTCAGGCGATGAATCTCATGTCCGGCTTCCCGGAAGAAACAGGATTGACGGCTCCAGCAGCCTATCCATAA
- the argJ gene encoding bifunctional glutamate N-acetyltransferase/amino-acid acetyltransferase ArgJ gives MRTKKTSPTSPRRGVTAPQGFRAAGIHCGIKKPGLLDLALVVSERSGPIAGVFTMNQVVAAPVVVDRLHLRKGVGRAILVNSGNANACTGAKGLAAAKKTATLVARYVGVPAHQIFIGSTGVIGRVLPLNRIMKGIPNVFSQLSDRGGPDAARAIMTTDLRPKSIALQDTIGGRLITIGGMAKGSGMIHPNMATMLGYFTTDASITRSALQRALTLAANESFNCISVDGDTSTNDTVLCLANGMAENRTIKEDTPAFRRFLQLLTEACQALALAICRDGEGVTKVVKIEVSGAATVAQARQVAQTVVTSNLVKTALFGEDANWGRVMAAIGRSGVPITPAKLTVSFGGVPMVQGGMGLGLAAEGRIAKVFRQKEFTISVGLGQGRHKAHMWTTDLSFDYVRINASYRS, from the coding sequence ATGAGAACCAAGAAGACATCACCCACATCTCCGCGACGCGGAGTTACTGCGCCACAAGGATTCCGCGCTGCCGGCATCCATTGCGGGATCAAGAAGCCTGGCCTACTCGATCTCGCGCTGGTCGTCTCAGAACGGAGCGGCCCCATTGCCGGTGTCTTCACGATGAATCAAGTGGTCGCAGCACCGGTCGTCGTCGATCGCCTACATTTACGCAAAGGAGTCGGGCGAGCCATTCTCGTCAACAGTGGTAACGCAAACGCCTGTACCGGTGCCAAGGGGTTGGCTGCCGCAAAAAAAACCGCAACCTTGGTCGCACGATACGTAGGAGTCCCCGCGCACCAGATCTTCATCGGATCGACCGGCGTGATCGGCCGTGTCTTGCCGCTCAATCGAATCATGAAGGGAATCCCGAACGTATTCAGCCAGCTCAGCGATCGTGGAGGCCCAGACGCCGCCCGAGCGATTATGACGACTGATCTACGTCCGAAATCGATTGCCCTTCAAGACACTATCGGTGGACGGTTGATCACCATCGGCGGCATGGCCAAAGGCTCCGGCATGATCCATCCCAACATGGCCACGATGCTGGGCTACTTCACCACGGACGCCTCAATCACGAGGAGCGCCCTCCAACGGGCCCTCACGTTAGCGGCCAACGAATCATTTAATTGCATCTCGGTCGATGGAGACACGAGCACCAACGACACCGTCCTCTGCTTAGCAAACGGCATGGCGGAGAACCGCACCATCAAGGAAGACACCCCTGCCTTTCGTCGCTTTTTGCAACTCCTGACAGAAGCCTGTCAGGCGCTAGCGCTGGCGATCTGCCGCGACGGCGAGGGAGTCACTAAAGTCGTGAAGATTGAGGTATCCGGCGCAGCCACTGTGGCACAAGCCAGACAGGTTGCCCAAACCGTTGTCACTTCAAACTTGGTGAAAACGGCTCTCTTCGGAGAGGATGCCAATTGGGGGCGCGTCATGGCCGCAATCGGCCGCTCAGGAGTCCCCATTACTCCCGCGAAGCTGACAGTCTCGTTTGGCGGAGTCCCAATGGTACAAGGCGGCATGGGACTCGGACTCGCAGCAGAAGGCCGCATTGCGAAGGTCTTCCGCCAGAAAGAATTTACGATTTCCGTGGGGTTGGGGCAAGGCCGTCATAAAGCCCATATGTGGACGACCGACCTGTCGTTCGATTATGTCCGTATTAACGCAAGCTATCGATCCTAG
- the rpsB gene encoding 30S ribosomal protein S2 has translation MGVVSIKELLEAGVHFGHQTNRWNPKMKKFLFGERNGIYIIDLQQTLARMEQAYAFVRDTVAAGQSVLFVGTKRQAAEILQEEALRANMFFVNQRWLGGMLTNFQTIRKSIDKMKKLETKLADPSQYGLKKKEIMKMQKEIVKLQKYLSGIKDMRGVPGAVFVLDTRIEHLAVQEAKRLEIPMIAILDSNCDPDHITYPIPGNDDAIRSIKLITSLIANACIEGANIRAQREEADFKPAPVAGGKPAAMSLASTPAS, from the coding sequence ATGGGAGTGGTTTCGATCAAGGAATTGCTAGAAGCGGGTGTCCATTTCGGACACCAGACGAATCGGTGGAACCCAAAGATGAAGAAGTTCCTCTTTGGCGAACGTAACGGCATCTACATCATCGACCTTCAGCAAACATTGGCTCGGATGGAGCAGGCCTATGCCTTCGTCCGCGACACCGTCGCCGCCGGCCAGTCGGTCCTGTTTGTCGGAACCAAGCGACAGGCTGCCGAGATCCTTCAAGAAGAAGCCCTGCGCGCCAACATGTTCTTCGTCAACCAACGTTGGCTCGGCGGAATGCTCACGAACTTCCAGACGATCCGGAAGAGCATCGATAAGATGAAGAAGCTGGAGACCAAACTCGCGGATCCCAGCCAATACGGCTTGAAGAAAAAAGAAATCATGAAGATGCAGAAAGAGATCGTCAAGCTTCAGAAGTATCTGAGCGGCATCAAAGACATGCGCGGCGTCCCCGGAGCCGTCTTCGTGCTCGACACCCGCATCGAACACCTTGCCGTGCAGGAAGCCAAACGGTTGGAGATTCCGATGATCGCGATCCTGGACTCGAACTGCGATCCAGATCACATCACCTATCCGATCCCTGGAAACGACGACGCCATTCGCTCCATTAAGCTCATCACGTCCCTTATTGCCAACGCCTGTATCGAAGGCGCCAATATACGGGCACAGCGCGAAGAGGCGGACTTTAAACCAGCGCCTGTGGCCGGCGGCAAACCAGCAGCCATGAGCCTTGCAAGCACGCCGGCCTCATAA
- the tsf gene encoding translation elongation factor Ts: MAGSSQLVKELREKTGAGFLDCQKALTENGDDMEKAVDYLRQKGLAAALKKSGRETNQGLIHAYIHMGGKIGVLIEVNCETDFVARNEEFKSFVNDLALQVAAGKPSYVKREDIPAELIAKERAIYEGQAKEMGKPPAAWPKIVEGKVEKFFQESCLIEQTFVKDTAVTIKDLLALKISKIGENMNIRRFTRYQLGEA, from the coding sequence ATGGCTGGATCAAGTCAGCTTGTCAAAGAACTGAGAGAAAAGACCGGAGCCGGTTTCCTCGACTGCCAGAAAGCCCTCACCGAGAACGGCGACGATATGGAGAAAGCTGTGGATTACCTGCGGCAGAAGGGCTTGGCCGCGGCACTCAAAAAGTCAGGCCGTGAGACCAACCAAGGCCTTATCCACGCGTATATCCACATGGGTGGAAAAATCGGCGTGCTCATCGAAGTCAATTGCGAAACCGACTTCGTGGCCAGAAACGAAGAATTTAAATCCTTCGTCAACGACTTGGCCCTCCAGGTCGCCGCGGGAAAACCCTCTTACGTCAAACGAGAAGATATTCCCGCCGAGCTGATCGCAAAAGAGCGTGCAATCTATGAGGGACAGGCCAAAGAAATGGGCAAGCCCCCAGCGGCATGGCCAAAGATCGTCGAAGGCAAGGTAGAGAAGTTCTTCCAGGAGAGCTGTCTCATCGAACAAACCTTCGTCAAGGACACCGCCGTCACGATCAAAGATCTTCTGGCCTTGAAGATCTCAAAAATCGGCGAGAATATGAACATCCGCCGCTTCACCCGGTATCAATTAGGCGAAGCATGA
- the pyrH gene encoding UMP kinase, producing the protein MSSANYRRILLKVSGEMLAGEQGYGIQPSILEGLATEIASVVALDIEVAVVIGGGNIFRGIAASASGMERASADYMGMLATVLNALALQNALERIGIMTRVQSAIEMRQLAEGYIRRRAIRHLEKKRVVIFAGGTGNPYFSTDTAAALRAMEIGAQVIMKGTKVDGIYDADPVKNPTATKYQTISFLAILNQNLKVMDATAISLCMDNNLPLIVFNLKEQGNFKRVATGEAIGTVVTPDRR; encoded by the coding sequence ATGAGCTCTGCCAACTATCGGCGCATCCTCCTCAAAGTCAGCGGAGAGATGTTGGCCGGTGAGCAGGGCTACGGCATCCAACCTTCCATCCTTGAAGGTCTTGCCACGGAAATTGCCTCCGTCGTGGCCCTCGACATCGAAGTCGCAGTGGTCATCGGCGGCGGCAATATCTTCCGCGGTATTGCCGCCAGCGCATCCGGCATGGAACGGGCCTCTGCCGACTACATGGGGATGCTCGCGACCGTCCTCAATGCCTTAGCACTGCAAAATGCACTTGAGCGCATCGGCATCATGACGCGCGTCCAATCGGCAATCGAAATGCGTCAGTTGGCAGAGGGCTATATCCGCCGCCGGGCCATTCGTCACCTTGAGAAAAAGCGTGTCGTCATCTTTGCCGGTGGCACGGGCAATCCCTACTTCTCGACCGATACAGCCGCCGCACTCAGAGCGATGGAAATCGGGGCACAGGTCATCATGAAGGGAACCAAGGTCGACGGTATTTACGATGCCGACCCCGTAAAGAATCCCACGGCCACAAAGTATCAGACCATTTCCTTTCTCGCGATCTTGAATCAGAACTTGAAAGTCATGGACGCGACGGCCATCAGCCTCTGCATGGACAACAATCTACCGCTGATCGTGTTCAACCTGAAGGAACAAGGCAACTTCAAACGCGTCGCCACCGGCGAAGCGATCGGAACAGTTGTCACGCCCGATCGCCGCTAA
- the frr gene encoding ribosome recycling factor — MSNPAAIHQKFMEKMESALEFLKRDLAGLRTGRASVALFDSVRVDYYGTMTPLKQVANISTPEARLITIQPWEPNLIKEIEKALAGSTLGVTPSNDGKIIRIPLPPLTEERRKELGKVCKKHGEDTKVVVRGFRRDGNEELKKLQKDAKLTEDDLRKAEADTQKLTDQYIQKVDDVVKKKEQEIMEV; from the coding sequence ATGTCGAATCCTGCCGCTATCCACCAAAAATTCATGGAAAAGATGGAGTCCGCACTGGAATTTCTGAAGCGCGACTTGGCTGGACTACGGACCGGACGAGCCTCTGTGGCCCTATTCGACAGTGTCCGTGTCGACTACTACGGCACCATGACCCCGTTGAAACAGGTGGCCAATATTTCGACTCCTGAAGCGCGCCTCATCACGATCCAACCGTGGGAACCGAATCTGATCAAGGAAATCGAAAAAGCCCTGGCCGGATCGACCCTCGGCGTGACCCCCTCAAACGACGGAAAAATCATTCGCATTCCCCTTCCTCCGCTCACCGAAGAGCGCCGTAAGGAACTCGGTAAGGTCTGCAAAAAGCACGGTGAAGACACCAAAGTCGTGGTGCGAGGGTTTCGTCGAGATGGCAACGAAGAGTTGAAGAAACTGCAAAAAGATGCCAAGTTGACGGAAGACGATTTGCGAAAGGCTGAAGCCGACACTCAAAAACTGACCGACCAATACATTCAAAAGGTCGACGACGTGGTGAAGAAAAAAGAACAAGAAATCATGGAAGTGTGA
- the alr gene encoding alanine racemase encodes MTAASTLLPTYATVNLSALAHNLSCIQGYLSPGCEVMAIVKANAYGHGAVEIAHALARKGIGRFAVASIEEGIALRQAGLSTPIVVLGALFEQQLEDLVAHRLTPVIGNGSILHALAQAANSHPSPYPIHLKIETGMGRLGFSPEELRPLLDNPLMRSALHVEGLMTHLADADGTDTAFTERQLGVFEAILEQARRRGLPLPLVHTANSAAIVRFPESHHSLVRPGIMLYGYHTLPASIPAPDLQPVLSLRTTIAHIRTIARGGTVSYNRTFIASRPTRIAVLPIGYADGYSRHLSNRGSVLIQGCRAPIVGLVCMDMTMVDVTDIPPVDVGETVTLIGQQAGAAIWADEVADWIGTIPYEVLCGIGSRVPRLYESTVRD; translated from the coding sequence GTGACTGCGGCTTCGACCTTGCTACCCACCTACGCCACCGTCAATCTCTCGGCACTCGCCCACAATCTCTCCTGTATCCAAGGCTATCTCTCTCCCGGCTGCGAAGTCATGGCCATCGTCAAGGCCAACGCCTATGGGCATGGAGCCGTTGAGATCGCTCACGCCCTTGCACGCAAGGGTATCGGACGGTTTGCCGTCGCCTCTATCGAAGAAGGGATCGCACTCCGTCAAGCCGGTCTCTCGACTCCCATCGTCGTGCTGGGGGCACTCTTCGAGCAGCAACTGGAAGACCTGGTTGCGCACCGGCTCACCCCGGTTATCGGCAATGGATCCATCTTGCATGCCTTAGCACAAGCGGCCAATTCGCATCCGTCCCCCTACCCGATTCACCTCAAGATCGAAACCGGCATGGGGCGGTTGGGATTTTCGCCGGAAGAATTGCGCCCGCTCCTCGATAACCCTCTTATGCGGAGTGCGCTTCACGTCGAGGGACTGATGACACATCTTGCCGACGCAGACGGAACGGATACCGCCTTCACCGAGCGACAGCTTGGTGTATTTGAGGCCATCCTGGAGCAGGCCAGGCGGCGCGGCCTTCCCCTCCCGCTGGTACATACGGCCAACAGTGCCGCCATCGTCCGGTTCCCTGAATCTCATCACTCACTCGTACGCCCCGGCATCATGCTCTACGGGTACCATACCCTGCCCGCATCAATACCAGCTCCTGACCTTCAACCGGTCCTTTCACTGCGTACCACCATCGCCCACATACGGACCATTGCACGGGGCGGAACGGTCAGTTACAACAGGACATTTATCGCGAGTAGACCGACGCGAATTGCCGTACTGCCCATCGGCTATGCCGACGGTTATAGCCGGCATCTCTCCAACCGCGGATCGGTGTTGATTCAGGGTTGTCGGGCCCCAATTGTGGGTCTGGTCTGCATGGACATGACCATGGTGGATGTCACCGACATCCCACCGGTAGACGTTGGCGAGACCGTCACGTTGATCGGGCAGCAAGCTGGCGCAGCTATCTGGGCAGATGAAGTCGCTGACTGGATCGGCACGATCCCCTACGAAGTCCTCTGCGGGATCGGTTCCCGCGTCCCCCGCCTCTACGAATCCACTGTGCGAGACTAG
- a CDS encoding outer membrane protein transport protein, giving the protein MLFIVGLCWVVLPWKAAAQVPRIQGQGTAASAMSNAYAAQADDPSAVHYNPAGMTQLQGVQVMGGAIISGGSTHFTSPTGVNARGDRNGSAAWPPPGHTFITANLKDLGVRALGDLTAGIGLTVPFGSLTRWSNDGPFRTATTFNTLPLLDIKPTLAYKATENLSLGLGADIYTFSGLVGEGQVEKQSVWPGGLGIPAGSKVELSGKDTAAGFNTSLLYTALRNGDGKPVANIGIVYRSQATLHLAGALLANGAKVSDAKATLVLPQVITAAIALWPVRTPEREWKLEMDVDYVGWKSVRNLDVTLANGTTIPQPQNWKSTYAVMLGTEYKWLSLESLPSWEMALRAGYTNQQQQMPDLTYDPGIPSSDLHIVGGGVGFLCKEQGSFLGLMRCGDLGVGSLKPKAIGLDLSFQTAFYEDRTVLDNRNPTVNGTYRTMLHVGSVSIRMIY; this is encoded by the coding sequence GTGCTGTTCATCGTAGGGCTTTGTTGGGTCGTCCTACCGTGGAAGGCGGCGGCACAGGTGCCGCGCATTCAAGGCCAGGGCACCGCGGCATCGGCGATGAGTAATGCCTATGCCGCCCAAGCGGATGACCCCTCGGCTGTACATTACAACCCGGCCGGGATGACACAACTGCAGGGTGTGCAAGTCATGGGAGGGGCCATCATTTCCGGTGGATCCACACACTTCACGAGCCCGACAGGCGTGAATGCTCGTGGTGACAGAAACGGGAGTGCCGCCTGGCCTCCTCCCGGGCACACATTCATCACGGCGAACTTAAAGGATCTCGGGGTGAGGGCTCTGGGCGATCTCACGGCCGGGATCGGTCTGACGGTGCCGTTTGGCTCGCTCACCCGCTGGTCGAACGATGGGCCGTTCAGGACCGCCACCACATTCAACACGTTGCCGCTTCTGGATATCAAACCGACTCTGGCCTACAAGGCGACGGAGAATCTCTCGCTTGGGTTGGGTGCGGATATCTATACGTTCAGTGGACTCGTCGGAGAAGGTCAGGTTGAAAAGCAGTCGGTGTGGCCGGGGGGGCTAGGGATTCCAGCAGGATCGAAGGTGGAGCTGTCCGGCAAAGACACCGCAGCCGGGTTCAATACCAGTCTCTTGTATACGGCGCTGCGCAATGGCGACGGGAAGCCGGTGGCGAACATCGGCATTGTCTATCGTAGTCAGGCCACGCTTCATTTGGCCGGAGCCTTGCTTGCGAATGGCGCCAAGGTCTCGGATGCCAAGGCTACCCTGGTCTTGCCGCAAGTGATCACCGCCGCCATTGCCCTGTGGCCAGTTCGTACGCCAGAGCGGGAATGGAAGCTGGAGATGGACGTCGACTACGTCGGATGGAAATCCGTCAGAAATCTCGATGTGACGTTGGCGAACGGAACGACAATTCCGCAGCCGCAGAATTGGAAGAGTACCTATGCGGTGATGCTCGGAACCGAATACAAGTGGCTGTCGCTGGAATCGCTCCCAAGCTGGGAGATGGCGCTGCGGGCAGGCTATACCAACCAACAACAGCAGATGCCTGATTTAACGTACGATCCAGGGATTCCCTCTTCTGACCTCCATATCGTGGGCGGAGGGGTGGGATTCCTTTGCAAGGAGCAGGGATCGTTTTTGGGGCTGATGCGATGTGGAGATTTAGGTGTGGGATCGCTGAAGCCCAAGGCGATCGGACTTGATCTCTCATTTCAAACGGCGTTCTACGAGGACCGTACGGTGCTGGACAATCGCAACCCGACCGTCAACGGAACCTATCGTACGATGCTGCATGTCGGAAGTGTCTCGATTCGAATGATCTACTAA